One segment of Methanolinea sp. DNA contains the following:
- a CDS encoding nucleotide sugar dehydrogenase, producing the protein MGSSLARAFEERGPIRTIAVVGMGYVGIPSAALFADVPEYRMVYGIQRDSPTSGHKIAMLNRGECPLAGEEPGLAELLRKVVGAGRFRCTSDYSRIAECDAVTLAIQTPFRDPRDLEPDYNPLFSAIRETGRHITPGALVVVESTVTPGTTAGIAREILEEESGLVAGRDFGLAHAPERVMVGRLLRNLREHDRIVGGIDPASTARAAQLYAPILTRGRVIPMDATAAEVEKTAENAFRDLQIAAVNQLALYCEAMGVNVYEVREGIASLREEGVTRAILWPGAGVGGHCLTKDAYHLERGVALRSSALDWPEGERSLFLAARAINDFMPKHMFHLTREGLQRVGKEIRGSRIAILGWAFIANSGDSRNTPSAVFRELVTAAGGEVSVHDPWVDNERGVEISRDLGAVTRGADAVAIFTGHREYYALEPARLREITGHPHPVIVDGRNVVDPDAFIREGWVYKGIGRGDKNAHGIVSGDIPSAPDETRMNQSPVP; encoded by the coding sequence GTGGGGTCCTCGCTCGCGCGAGCATTCGAGGAGAGGGGCCCGATCCGCACCATCGCGGTCGTCGGGATGGGGTACGTGGGGATCCCGTCGGCGGCCCTCTTCGCGGACGTCCCGGAGTACCGGATGGTCTACGGGATCCAGCGCGATTCGCCGACGTCCGGCCACAAGATCGCGATGCTCAACAGGGGGGAGTGCCCGCTCGCGGGCGAGGAGCCCGGCCTCGCCGAGCTCCTCCGGAAAGTGGTCGGCGCCGGCAGGTTCCGCTGCACCTCGGATTACTCGAGGATCGCGGAGTGCGACGCGGTGACGCTCGCGATCCAGACGCCGTTCCGTGACCCAAGGGACCTTGAGCCCGATTACAACCCTCTCTTTTCTGCCATCCGGGAGACCGGCCGTCACATCACGCCGGGGGCACTCGTCGTGGTAGAATCGACCGTCACGCCCGGGACGACGGCGGGGATTGCCCGGGAGATCCTCGAGGAGGAGTCGGGGCTCGTCGCCGGCAGGGATTTCGGCCTCGCCCACGCGCCCGAGAGGGTGATGGTGGGGAGGCTTCTCCGGAACCTGCGGGAACACGACCGGATCGTGGGGGGGATTGATCCCGCGAGCACCGCGCGTGCCGCGCAGCTCTACGCCCCGATCCTCACGAGGGGGAGGGTGATCCCGATGGACGCGACTGCCGCCGAGGTGGAGAAGACCGCCGAGAACGCATTCCGCGACCTCCAGATCGCGGCGGTGAACCAGCTTGCCCTCTACTGCGAGGCGATGGGCGTCAACGTGTACGAGGTGCGGGAGGGAATCGCGAGCCTCCGCGAGGAGGGCGTGACCCGCGCGATCCTCTGGCCCGGCGCGGGCGTCGGGGGCCACTGCCTCACGAAGGACGCGTACCACCTCGAGCGGGGGGTCGCCCTCCGGTCTTCCGCGCTCGACTGGCCGGAAGGGGAGAGGTCACTCTTCCTCGCCGCGCGGGCAATCAACGACTTCATGCCAAAGCACATGTTCCACCTGACGAGGGAAGGGCTCCAGCGGGTCGGGAAGGAGATCCGGGGGTCGAGGATTGCAATCCTCGGCTGGGCGTTCATCGCGAACTCTGGGGATTCCCGGAACACGCCGTCCGCCGTCTTCCGCGAGCTCGTCACCGCCGCGGGGGGTGAGGTGAGCGTCCACGACCCCTGGGTGGACAACGAGCGGGGTGTCGAGATCTCCCGCGACCTCGGCGCGGTGACACGGGGGGCGGACGCGGTCGCCATCTTCACCGGGCACCGCGAGTACTACGCCCTCGAACCCGCCCGGCTCAGGGAGATTACAGGGCACCCGCACCCTGTCATCGTGGACGGGCGCAACGTGGTCGACCCGGACGCGTTCATCCGGGAAGGGTGGGTGTACAAGGGGATCGGGAGGGGGGACAAGAACGCGCACGGGATCGTTTCCGGAGATATCCCTTCAGCTCCCGACGAGACAAGGATGAACCAGTCGCCCGTTCCCTGA
- a CDS encoding Gfo/Idh/MocA family oxidoreductase has translation MDVGVVGVGAMGRNHVRVYSELKSVSRVYVYDVNRDAAMGVALAHGATPCATLGELLGNVDAVSVCVPTPFHRAVGEEVLASGVHMLMEKPLCATAEDARALAGMVAEGQVAGVGHIERFNPIVGEIRRIVGEPLFVEMNRHNPASARPMGTSVIEDLMIHDLDILVHVLLGHDYEVSAAGTPDAASALFRYNGTAAFVSASRKASKKIRRIYIEEEDFTLEGDFMTQEVFTYYKPEKYGSENERYVQENIIEKVMVNKLEPLKVELSTFLECARKKTPFPVTMEQGVENLLLCEKVRAAMGR, from the coding sequence ATGGATGTCGGCGTGGTCGGGGTGGGCGCGATGGGCCGCAACCACGTCCGCGTCTACTCCGAGCTGAAGAGCGTGAGCAGGGTGTACGTGTACGACGTGAACCGAGACGCGGCGATGGGAGTTGCGCTCGCGCACGGGGCGACGCCCTGCGCGACCCTCGGGGAGCTGCTGGGGAATGTCGACGCGGTGAGCGTCTGCGTGCCGACGCCGTTCCACAGGGCTGTCGGCGAGGAGGTCCTCGCCTCCGGCGTCCACATGCTGATGGAAAAACCGCTCTGCGCCACGGCTGAAGACGCCCGGGCCCTCGCGGGGATGGTCGCGGAAGGGCAGGTCGCGGGCGTCGGGCACATCGAGCGGTTCAACCCGATCGTGGGGGAGATAAGGCGGATCGTGGGAGAACCTCTCTTCGTCGAGATGAACCGGCACAACCCTGCCTCCGCGCGTCCCATGGGCACCTCGGTCATCGAGGACCTGATGATCCACGACCTCGACATCCTCGTCCACGTCCTCCTCGGCCACGACTACGAGGTCTCCGCGGCGGGGACCCCTGACGCGGCATCTGCCCTCTTCCGGTACAATGGGACTGCCGCGTTCGTCTCTGCGAGCCGGAAGGCCTCAAAGAAAATCCGGCGGATCTACATCGAGGAAGAGGACTTCACGCTGGAAGGGGACTTCATGACCCAGGAGGTCTTCACCTACTACAAGCCCGAGAAGTACGGCTCGGAGAACGAGAGATACGTCCAGGAGAACATCATCGAGAAGGTGATGGTGAACAAGCTCGAGCCGCTCAAGGTCGAGCTCTCCACGTTCCTCGAGTGCGCGCGGAAGAAGACACCGTTCCCCGTCACCATGGAGCAGGGAGTGGAAAACCTCCTCCTCTGCGAGAAGGTGCGCGCGGCCATGGGGAGGTGA
- a CDS encoding DegT/DnrJ/EryC1/StrS family aminotransferase → MIPVAAPCLGAEEEQAVVRVLRSGMLARGPEVAAFEEEFARYCGTEYAVATSSGTAALHVTLQALGIGAGCEVIVPSFTFFATASAVCMCGARPRFADIDRDTFNVSIESVLDLLSPKTRAVIGVHLFGHPCDANPLREICSDEGIPFVEDAAQAHGAEYHGRKAGSLGVAGCFSFYPTKNMTTGEGGMVTTDDPALARRIRVLIDHGQERKYVHAILGYNYRMTDLAAAIGREQLKKLDGFNRQRRENAEYYISRLARAGIECPVTAPGVTHVFHQYVVRVTEDFPLPRDDLAEYLRGRGVGTAVHYPVPLHRQPALAAYADGADCPVAEKCAATVLSLPVHPGVRHEDREAVVRAILEVP, encoded by the coding sequence GTGATCCCGGTCGCGGCCCCCTGCCTCGGTGCAGAGGAGGAGCAGGCCGTGGTCCGCGTGCTCCGGTCGGGGATGCTCGCGCGCGGCCCGGAGGTCGCGGCATTCGAGGAGGAGTTCGCGCGGTACTGCGGGACAGAATACGCGGTCGCGACAAGTTCCGGCACCGCCGCGCTCCACGTGACCCTGCAGGCCCTCGGGATAGGCGCGGGGTGCGAGGTGATCGTCCCCTCCTTCACCTTCTTTGCGACGGCGTCCGCGGTCTGCATGTGCGGTGCCCGGCCACGTTTCGCCGACATCGACCGGGATACATTCAATGTCTCCATCGAGAGCGTCCTTGACCTCCTCTCGCCCAAAACCCGCGCGGTCATCGGCGTCCACCTCTTCGGGCACCCCTGCGATGCAAACCCCCTCCGCGAGATATGCAGCGACGAGGGGATCCCCTTCGTCGAGGATGCCGCGCAGGCCCACGGGGCAGAATACCACGGGAGGAAGGCGGGGAGCCTCGGCGTCGCGGGCTGCTTCTCGTTCTACCCGACGAAGAACATGACGACGGGGGAAGGGGGGATGGTGACGACGGACGATCCCGCGCTCGCCCGGAGAATCAGGGTCCTGATCGACCACGGGCAGGAGAGGAAGTACGTGCACGCGATACTTGGGTACAACTACCGCATGACAGACCTCGCGGCGGCCATCGGGAGGGAACAGTTGAAGAAATTGGACGGTTTCAACAGGCAAAGGAGGGAGAATGCGGAGTACTACATCTCCCGTCTCGCGCGGGCGGGGATCGAATGCCCTGTCACGGCACCGGGGGTCACCCACGTATTCCACCAGTACGTCGTCAGGGTGACCGAGGACTTCCCCCTCCCGAGGGACGATCTTGCGGAGTACCTCAGGGGGAGGGGGGTCGGCACGGCGGTGCACTACCCCGTTCCCCTCCACAGGCAGCCCGCGCTCGCCGCATACGCGGACGGAGCGGACTGTCCCGTCGCGGAGAAGTGCGCGGCGACCGTCCTCTCCCTCCCCGTCCATCCCGGTGTTCGTCACGAGGACCGCGAGGCTGTCGTGAGGGCAATCCTGGAGGTGCCGTGA
- a CDS encoding acyltransferase — MIALGTCSLGEGARVFDPVTIGFPSREYIGTEKYPGTRIGKNAVLRPGLVVYCEVEIGDNFQSGHNVLIREKMRIGHNVSVGSSSIIEGYGTIGDNVRIQSMVFIPTHTTIGDGVFIGPSAVLTNDRYPPSGGDLRGPEIGENAVIGANATIMPGVTIGEGAFVAAAAVVTRDVPPGKMAIGAPARVRDLPAAMRRRDA; from the coding sequence CTGATCGCGCTCGGCACGTGTTCCCTCGGGGAGGGTGCGAGGGTCTTTGACCCTGTCACCATCGGTTTTCCCTCCCGCGAGTACATCGGGACTGAGAAGTACCCAGGCACGAGGATAGGAAAGAACGCCGTGCTGCGGCCCGGCCTCGTCGTGTACTGCGAGGTCGAGATCGGGGACAACTTCCAGTCGGGGCACAACGTGCTGATCCGTGAGAAAATGCGGATAGGGCACAACGTCTCGGTAGGATCGTCTTCGATCATCGAGGGGTACGGGACGATCGGGGACAACGTCCGGATCCAGAGCATGGTCTTCATCCCGACCCACACGACGATCGGGGACGGTGTCTTCATCGGGCCGTCCGCCGTCCTCACGAACGACCGGTACCCTCCTTCGGGCGGTGATCTGCGGGGTCCTGAAATAGGGGAGAATGCCGTGATCGGTGCAAACGCGACGATCATGCCGGGTGTGACCATCGGGGAGGGGGCATTCGTGGCCGCGGCGGCTGTCGTGACAAGGGACGTTCCCCCGGGCAAGATGGCGATCGGCGCGCCGGCGCGGGTGAGGGACCTCCCCGCCGCGATGAGGAGGAGGGACGCGTGA